The sequence GCATTTCAACGGGAACGATTTCGTTGAGAAGGCGTTTCTGAAGGGAGCGTGCTGCGCGATTGTATCGAGGCTGAGGTGGCATCTAAAGGCCAAGCGCCAGGAGATAGCAGAGCTCGGGCCTGGCCCACTCATCGCGGTTTCGGACACCACCCAAGCCCTAGCCAAGCTCGGCACATATTTCCGCAGGAAGCTACGGGCCAAAGTCATAGCCGTTACCGGAAGCATCGGCAAGACTGCGACCAGGGAGATGCTCGCCGCAGTACTTGGCCGCTCCGGCAAGACCTATCAGTCTCGAAGCAACTACAACAACGTTTATGGGGTGCCGCTTTCGATCTTTGAGGCCAGACCGGATTGTGAATACCTCGTGGTGGAGCTCGGCATGAATGCTAAGGGCGAGATTGCCCAGCTCGCCGACATCTGTCAGCCTGATTACGGAGTGGTAACGAACGTATCCACGTGCCACACGGAGTTCTTCGAGTCGCTTGACGATGTGGCGGACACAAAGGCCGAGCTGTTCGAGAAGCTGCCCGAGAAAGGAGCTCTCTTTGTGAACGCTGACGATAGCCGGCTCGAGAGCCGGACCCATCTTGCCAAGTGCAAGGTTGTGGGATTCGGCCTTTCGGCGGGAGAGTTCAGGGGCGACAACCTCAGGTCGCTGGGGGAGAATGGCACAGCCTTCGAGGTGTTCTATGGCGGCGAGTCGCATTCGCTTAGGTGCCCTCTTTTGGGGGCGCACAACGTCAAGAATGCGCTGGCTGCCGTTGCGGTCGGCAGACATCTAGGCATGTCCTGGGACGCGATCGTAGCGGGGCTTGCGGACACCAGTTCCCTTCCACATCGCGTCAATCTGGTTGGCAGTCGTGACGGGCGCCTTCGAGTGCTGGACGACTCCTACAACTCATCGCCGGCGGCCGTTCGCGCGGCCATCGACACCTTGCTCGTGCTGCGTGGCGATGTTGACCCCGCAAGGTCAGTCATTCTCGTGCTTGGGGACATGCTGGAGCTGGGTCGGCTATCTGAATCGGAACACTACAAAGTCGGGGTTTACGTCGGCTCGCGACCCATAGACCAGCTGTTTCTGCTGGGGCCGCTTTCTAAGCATACTGCAAGGGGGGCGTGCGATTCGGGGATGGCGCCCGAACGGATACATCACTGTCAGTCTATCTATGACCTAAAGAGCGCGCTCGACGAGGTGCAGGACGGCGCTTGGGTGCTTGTGAAGGGCTCCCGAGCCTGGGCATTGGACCGCCTCGTTGACAGGTTGTGCGGCGAATCACGCCAAAAGGTGCTGATCAGGTAACATGGTTAAGGGATCAATCGAGGGGAGATAGGCGACTTGTTCTACCATCTCATTCTGCCGTTGCAAAGGTATTTCACGCCGCTGAACGTTTTCAGGTACATCACATTGCGAGGGGCAGGGGCCCTAGTAACCTCACTGTGCCTGTGTCTCATCATG is a genomic window of bacterium containing:
- the murF gene encoding UDP-N-acetylmuramoyl-tripeptide--D-alanyl-D-alanine ligase; its protein translation is MTSPVQIQQLARIVGGQMLYPPLHPIYVTSFSIDTRTLKQGDVFVAIKGPHFNGNDFVEKAFLKGACCAIVSRLRWHLKAKRQEIAELGPGPLIAVSDTTQALAKLGTYFRRKLRAKVIAVTGSIGKTATREMLAAVLGRSGKTYQSRSNYNNVYGVPLSIFEARPDCEYLVVELGMNAKGEIAQLADICQPDYGVVTNVSTCHTEFFESLDDVADTKAELFEKLPEKGALFVNADDSRLESRTHLAKCKVVGFGLSAGEFRGDNLRSLGENGTAFEVFYGGESHSLRCPLLGAHNVKNALAAVAVGRHLGMSWDAIVAGLADTSSLPHRVNLVGSRDGRLRVLDDSYNSSPAAVRAAIDTLLVLRGDVDPARSVILVLGDMLELGRLSESEHYKVGVYVGSRPIDQLFLLGPLSKHTARGACDSGMAPERIHHCQSIYDLKSALDEVQDGAWVLVKGSRAWALDRLVDRLCGESRQKVLIR